A genomic window from Salvia miltiorrhiza cultivar Shanhuang (shh) chromosome 5, IMPLAD_Smil_shh, whole genome shotgun sequence includes:
- the LOC130985375 gene encoding uncharacterized protein LOC130985375: MTDAEFEVAFHNEFIMWFNHYVCRPCNDELNPYIRSLAAGPLREIETYSGYFVNGYRFHTTDHDRESATVNSGVCIKGSVYGSDRDVLDFYGRLQEVCVLEYPGYPIKQTVLFNCEWFDLSAQGTSIDTDFKLVSLNHTRRYKKYDPFVLASQVVQVFYCPYPSTNQSKKNWWSACKVNARSKVEVSTAASTSTLDQPFQEEVVTIMPTHTSVGIEQPLLLHPLGGVVEIEDDDEAEDDDSPLTSNDSDDDSSDAYE, translated from the exons atgactgatgcagagtttgaagtcgcgtttcacaacgagtttattatgtggtttaaccattac gtttgtcgtccttgtaacgacgagttgaacccttatattagatcgcttgcagctggaccattaagggagattgaaacatactccggctatttcgtgaatggctacaggtttcacacaactgatcatgatagagagagtgcgactgtgaacagtggcgtttgcataaaaggctcggtctatggtagtgatagagatgtgctagacttttatgggcgtctgcaagaggtttgcgtgctggagtatccggggtatccaattaagcagacagtcttgttcaactgtgaatggtttgacttgtcggctcagggaacttctattgatacagacttcaagttagtttcactgaaccacacacgaagatataagaagtatgatccctttgttttggcgagtcaagtagttcaagtgttttactgtccctatcccagtacgaaccaatcaaagaaaaattggtggtcagcatgcaaagtcaacgcaagatcaaaggttgaagtgtctactgcagcatctacatcaacattagatcaaccatttcaagaagaagtggttactattatgcctactcacacaagtgtaggcattgaacaaccacttctccttcatcccctcggtggagtcgttgagattgaagatgacgatgaagcagaagacgatgattccccgttgacatctaacgatagtgatgatgatagtagtgatgcttatgaataa
- the LOC130985376 gene encoding homeobox-leucine zipper protein HOX17-like: protein QWAGSGPDPAWSRSRSVFLCLDPDPVQIHWIQKNEIQTQIHEIHWISGPDPDPYCALAKQLNLRPRQVEVWFQNRRARTKLKQTEVDCEYLRRCCENLTEENRRLQKEVNELRALKLSPQLYMNMSPPTTLTMCPQCERVAVSSSSTLRLRVLCSAHVETGDFTLLCSAADRRWGRPALQQTGGGRRPEVGKAGGADTGGWVSRAIGAWRIGERRKWDGRSRVSNLKWNFKL from the exons caatgggccggatctggaccggatcctgcttggtccagatccagatccgtgttTTTATgcttagatccagatccggtccagatccattggatccaaaaaaatgagatccagacccagatccatgAGATCCACTGGATCTcgggtccagacccagatccata CTGCGCGTTGGCGAAGCAGCTGAATCTGCGGCCAAGGCAAGTGGAGGTGTGGTTCCAGAACAGAAGGGCAAG GACCAAGTTGAAGCAAACGGAGGTGGACTGTGAGTATCTGCGGCGGTGCTGCGAGAATTTGACGGAGGAAAACAGACGGTTACAGAAGGAGGTGAATGAGCTGAGGGCATTGAAGCTTTCCCCTCAGCTCTATATGAATATGAGCCCTCCCACCACCCTAACCATGTGCCCGCAGTGCGAGCGCGTCGCCGTCTCGTCGTCTTCCACGCTGAGACTTCGGGTGCTCTGCTCTGCTCACGTCGAGACCGGAGATTTcacgctgctctgctctgcagcagACCGGAGGTGGGGAAGGCCCGCTCTGCAGCAGACCGGAGGTGGACGGAG ACCGGAGGTGGGGAAGGCCGGAGGGGCTGACACCGGAGGTTGGGTGAGCCGCGCAATTGGAGCCTGGAGGATAGGCGAGCGGCGCAAGTGGGATGGAAGAAGTAGGGTTTCAAATCTGAAATGgaattttaaattgtaa